From a region of the Pukyongiella litopenaei genome:
- a CDS encoding alpha/beta hydrolase, with amino-acid sequence MSKARILGQMLLAKLPAPVVGMVYSGRLAQVDGRRIDPKAQAIGDLINAVRDPAAPQTLEDSRAGIRKMCELFDLPCPDAVTKTDILLPGAAGDRPARIYDAVQAGHDGLRPTLLYLHGGGWVQGDLDTHDGLCGRLALWAEIRVVSYDYRLAPEHKYPAAADDVLAVFSALRDRGGDWGVDAARLAVGGDSAGANLTAGLLHDLAGLGAAMPAAQLLIYPGVDISLDSRSMVMLADAYVLTAERIRWYLDFYFEADADRRDPRASPILSDRLAGQPPALVIAAGHDPLWDDALGYAAKLREAGGEVDLLEYPGQVHGFMSLTRTIPQGLEATRAAADWLRRQIGG; translated from the coding sequence ATGTCGAAAGCGCGAATCCTGGGGCAGATGCTGCTTGCCAAGCTGCCAGCGCCGGTGGTGGGGATGGTCTATTCCGGGCGGCTGGCGCAGGTGGACGGGCGGCGGATCGACCCCAAGGCGCAGGCGATCGGGGACCTGATCAACGCCGTGCGCGATCCCGCCGCGCCGCAGACGCTGGAGGACAGCCGCGCCGGCATCAGGAAGATGTGCGAGCTCTTCGACCTGCCATGCCCGGACGCGGTGACGAAGACCGACATACTGTTGCCGGGGGCCGCGGGTGACCGGCCCGCGCGGATCTATGATGCGGTGCAGGCGGGGCATGATGGCCTGCGGCCGACACTGCTCTACCTGCATGGCGGCGGCTGGGTGCAGGGCGATCTCGACACCCATGACGGGCTGTGCGGGCGGCTGGCGCTCTGGGCCGAGATCCGGGTCGTTTCCTATGACTACCGGCTGGCACCCGAGCATAAATACCCGGCTGCGGCGGATGATGTGCTGGCGGTGTTCAGCGCCCTGCGTGATCGCGGCGGCGACTGGGGCGTGGATGCGGCGCGGCTGGCGGTGGGCGGCGACAGTGCGGGCGCCAACCTGACCGCCGGGCTGCTGCACGACCTGGCCGGGCTGGGCGCGGCGATGCCGGCGGCGCAGCTGCTGATCTATCCGGGCGTCGACATCTCGCTCGATTCGCGATCGATGGTGATGCTGGCCGATGCCTATGTGCTGACGGCGGAACGGATCCGCTGGTATCTCGATTTCTATTTCGAGGCGGATGCCGACCGGCGCGATCCGCGCGCCTCGCCGATCCTGTCGGACCGGCTGGCCGGGCAGCCGCCGGCGCTGGTGATCGCCGCCGGACACGATCCGCTCTGGGACGACGCGCTGGGCTATGCCGCGAAGCTGCGTGAGGCGGGCGGAGAGGTGGACCTGCTGGAATATCCCGGCCAGGTTCACGGGTTCATGTCGCTCACCCGGACGATCCCGCAGGGGCTCGAGGCGACCCGCGCGGCGGCGGACTGGCTGCGGCGGCAGATCGGCGGCTAG
- a CDS encoding HD domain-containing protein yields the protein MPASPAGPALDARITFLREADRLKSVLRASSLIDGSRRENSAEHSWHVMLYALVLADHAEPGVDVTRVLKMLLIHDIVEIDAGDAPIHGTVDHDAVAAREAAAAARLFGLLPDPQAAEFRALWDEFEDAQSADARYAKAIDRFQPPVTNLANGGGTWTDYDVTLDDLDNRIGPPIRRGAPSLWSWLRPKLAAFFNR from the coding sequence ATGCCGGCATCGCCGGCCGGCCCGGCACTCGATGCGCGGATCACGTTTCTCAGGGAAGCCGACCGGCTGAAATCGGTGCTGCGCGCCTCGTCGCTGATCGACGGGTCGCGGCGTGAGAACTCGGCCGAACACAGCTGGCACGTCATGCTCTACGCGCTGGTTCTGGCCGATCACGCGGAACCGGGGGTCGATGTGACCCGGGTGCTGAAGATGCTGCTGATCCACGACATCGTCGAGATCGACGCCGGCGACGCCCCCATCCACGGCACCGTCGATCACGACGCGGTCGCCGCCCGCGAAGCCGCCGCCGCCGCGCGCCTGTTCGGATTGCTGCCCGACCCGCAGGCCGCCGAGTTTCGCGCGCTGTGGGACGAATTCGAGGACGCCCAAAGCGCCGATGCACGCTATGCCAAGGCAATCGACCGGTTCCAGCCCCCGGTGACGAACCTGGCCAATGGCGGCGGCACATGGACCGACTATGACGTCACCCTGGACGACCTCGACAACCGGATCGGCCCGCCGATCCGGCGCGGCGCGCCATCGTTGTGGTCCTGGCTGCGCCCGAAACTGGCGGCGTTCTTCAACCGCTAG
- a CDS encoding alpha/beta hydrolase produces MPEVIFPGPEGRLEGRYHPQKEKDAPIAIVLHPHPQFGGTMNNKVVYNLHYAFYNMGFTVLRFNFRGVGRSQGEYDQGVGELSDAASALDYLQSMNNNSKHCWVAGFSFGAWIGMQLLMRRPEITGFISVSPPANMYDFSFLAPCPSSGLVINGTSDRVAPPEDTRTLVGKLHEQKGITITHEELDGADHFFQDPHMDTMIGNVTDYVKRRLTENTR; encoded by the coding sequence ATGCCCGAGGTCATCTTTCCCGGACCCGAAGGCCGCCTCGAAGGCCGCTATCACCCGCAGAAGGAAAAGGACGCCCCCATCGCCATCGTGCTGCACCCGCATCCGCAGTTCGGCGGCACCATGAACAACAAGGTCGTTTATAACCTGCACTACGCCTTCTACAACATGGGCTTTACCGTGCTGCGGTTCAATTTCCGAGGCGTCGGGCGGTCGCAGGGCGAATACGATCAGGGCGTGGGCGAACTGTCCGACGCCGCCAGCGCGCTCGACTACCTGCAGTCGATGAACAACAACTCCAAGCATTGCTGGGTCGCCGGGTTTTCCTTCGGTGCCTGGATCGGGATGCAACTGCTGATGCGCCGGCCCGAGATCACCGGCTTCATCAGCGTGTCGCCGCCGGCCAACATGTATGATTTTTCCTTCCTCGCCCCCTGCCCCTCTTCCGGGCTGGTCATCAACGGCACCTCCGACCGCGTCGCCCCGCCCGAGGACACCCGCACGCTGGTCGGCAAGCTGCACGAACAGAAGGGCATCACCATCACCCACGAGGAACTGGACGGCGCGGACCATTTCTTCCAGGACCCGCATATGGACACGATGATCGGCAATGTGACCGATTATGTGAAACGCCGCCTGACCGAGAATACCCGCTGA
- a CDS encoding Rrf2 family transcriptional regulator, translated as MKLSTKGRYAMVALADIALQDADGLVSLGEIAQRQDISLPYLEQLFVKLRRAGLVESVRGPGGGYRLARPAAEIRVVDILSAVDETVDAMHKGAGASGGSSGSRAQSLTNRLWEGLSAHVYVFLHQTRLSDVIRNDLAPCPAVPNLFAVVDAE; from the coding sequence GTGAAGCTTTCGACAAAAGGCAGATACGCAATGGTGGCGCTGGCGGATATCGCGCTGCAGGACGCCGACGGGCTGGTGTCGCTGGGCGAGATCGCGCAGCGGCAGGATATCTCGCTGCCCTATCTGGAGCAGCTGTTCGTGAAGCTGCGCCGGGCGGGGCTGGTGGAATCGGTGCGCGGACCGGGTGGCGGCTACCGCCTGGCGCGGCCCGCCGCCGAGATCCGCGTGGTCGACATCCTGTCGGCGGTGGATGAAACCGTCGACGCGATGCACAAGGGCGCCGGTGCGTCCGGAGGATCATCGGGCAGCCGGGCGCAGTCGCTGACCAACCGGCTGTGGGAAGGGTTGAGCGCCCATGTCTATGTCTTTTTGCACCAGACGCGTCTGTCGGACGTGATCCGCAACGATCTGGCGCCGTGCCCGGCGGTGCCGAACCTGTTTGCGGTGGTGGACGCGGAATGA
- a CDS encoding cysteine desulfurase family protein encodes MRRVYLDHNATAPLRPEAREAMIAAMDCPGNPSSVHAEGRAAKAIIERARAQVAAAFGADGADVVFTSGATEAAALACAGRGLAGAAIEHDAVAAWVDGGLDVDGAGRVAVPDPAGSVLQMANSETGIVQDLPQGLAVTDATQAFGKLPVAFNWCGAQMALVSAHKLGGPKGIGALVLRRGTDLAARMKGGGQEMGRRAGTENLIGIAGFGAAAEAAARDLADGVWDRVAQMRDKLEQALEVAASGTIFVGKGHARLPNTLCFSTPGWKGETQVMQMDLAGFAISAGSACSSGKVRASRVLRAMGYDEAAAAGAIRVSLGPETQEADLMRFAEVWLEKERKHRARAA; translated from the coding sequence GTGCGCAGGGTCTATCTTGATCACAACGCCACCGCGCCGCTTCGTCCCGAGGCGCGGGAGGCGATGATCGCGGCAATGGATTGCCCGGGCAACCCGTCTTCGGTCCATGCCGAGGGCCGGGCGGCGAAGGCGATTATCGAGCGCGCACGCGCGCAGGTGGCGGCGGCGTTCGGCGCGGATGGGGCCGATGTGGTGTTCACCTCGGGGGCGACAGAGGCGGCGGCGCTGGCCTGTGCCGGGCGCGGGCTGGCGGGAGCCGCGATAGAACATGACGCGGTGGCGGCCTGGGTCGATGGCGGGCTGGACGTGGACGGCGCGGGCCGGGTGGCGGTGCCGGACCCGGCGGGGTCGGTTCTGCAGATGGCCAATTCGGAAACCGGTATCGTCCAGGACCTGCCGCAGGGGCTGGCGGTGACCGATGCCACCCAGGCCTTTGGCAAGCTGCCGGTGGCGTTCAACTGGTGCGGGGCGCAGATGGCGCTGGTGTCGGCGCACAAGCTGGGCGGTCCCAAGGGTATCGGGGCGCTGGTGTTGCGGCGCGGCACCGACCTGGCGGCGCGGATGAAGGGCGGCGGGCAGGAGATGGGCCGGCGCGCGGGCACCGAGAACCTGATCGGCATTGCCGGGTTCGGCGCGGCGGCCGAGGCGGCGGCGCGCGATCTGGCCGATGGCGTCTGGGATCGGGTGGCGCAGATGCGCGACAAACTGGAACAGGCACTTGAAGTCGCGGCCAGCGGAACCATTTTTGTCGGAAAAGGGCATGCGCGGCTGCCCAATACCTTGTGTTTCTCCACCCCGGGGTGGAAAGGAGAGACGCAGGTGATGCAGATGGACCTGGCCGGATTCGCGATCAGCGCCGGATCGGCCTGTTCGAGCGGCAAGGTCCGGGCCAGCCGCGTGTTGCGCGCGATGGGTTACGACGAGGCCGCGGCGGCAGGCGCGATCCGCGTGTCGCTGGGGCCCGAAACGCAGGAAGCCGACCTGATGCGGTTCGCAGAGGTATGGCTGGAAAAGGAACGAAAGCACCGCGCCCGCGCGGCGTGA
- the sufB gene encoding Fe-S cluster assembly protein SufB, with translation MAALDQTQVKDGVDQETVDAVREVGGTYKYGWETEIETEYAPKGLTPDIVRLISEKNGEPDWMTDWRLAAYERWLTKEEPKWAMVDYPEIDFQDQYYYARPKSMEVKPKSLDEVDPKLLATYEKLGIPLKEQMILAGVDGAEAAPAEGRKVAVDAVFDSVSVGTTFQAELKKAGVIFCSMSEAIKDHPDLVRKYLGTVVPVSDNFYATLNSAVFSDGSFVYVPPGVRCPMELSTYFRINAENTGQFERTLIIADKGSYVSYLEGCTAPQRDTSQLHAAVVEIIVEEDAEVKYSTVQNWYPGDENGKGGIYNFVTKRADCRGDRAKVMWTQVETGSAVTWKYPSCILRGDDSQGEFYSIAIANNYQQADTGTKMIHLGKNTRSRIVSKGISAGRAQNTYRGLVSMHPKAKHSRNYTQCDSLLIGDRCGAHTVPYIEVRNNSSRCEHEATTSKVDDDQLFYCRSRGMDEEEAVALVVNGFCKDVLQALPMEFAMEAQQLVAISLEGSVG, from the coding sequence ATGGCTGCATTGGATCAAACCCAGGTCAAGGACGGTGTCGACCAGGAAACCGTGGACGCGGTGCGCGAGGTCGGCGGCACCTATAAATACGGCTGGGAAACCGAGATCGAAACCGAATATGCGCCCAAGGGTCTGACCCCCGACATCGTGCGCCTGATCTCGGAGAAGAACGGCGAGCCGGACTGGATGACCGACTGGCGGCTGGCGGCCTATGAGCGCTGGCTGACCAAGGAAGAGCCCAAATGGGCGATGGTCGACTATCCCGAGATCGATTTCCAGGACCAGTATTACTATGCCCGGCCCAAGAGCATGGAGGTCAAGCCGAAGTCGCTCGACGAGGTCGATCCCAAGCTGTTGGCCACCTATGAGAAGCTGGGCATCCCGCTGAAGGAGCAGATGATCCTGGCGGGCGTCGACGGGGCCGAGGCGGCGCCGGCGGAGGGCCGCAAGGTTGCCGTGGACGCGGTGTTCGATTCCGTGTCGGTCGGCACCACGTTCCAGGCCGAGCTGAAGAAGGCCGGCGTGATCTTCTGTTCGATGTCCGAGGCGATCAAGGACCACCCGGACCTGGTCCGGAAGTATCTCGGCACGGTCGTGCCGGTCAGCGACAATTTCTATGCCACGCTGAATTCGGCGGTGTTTTCGGACGGGTCGTTCGTCTATGTCCCGCCCGGCGTGCGCTGCCCGATGGAACTGAGCACCTATTTCCGCATCAACGCGGAGAATACCGGCCAGTTCGAGCGCACGCTGATCATTGCCGACAAGGGGTCCTATGTCTCCTATCTCGAAGGCTGCACCGCGCCGCAGCGCGATACCTCGCAGCTTCATGCCGCGGTGGTCGAGATCATCGTCGAGGAAGACGCGGAGGTGAAGTACTCCACCGTGCAGAACTGGTATCCGGGCGACGAGAACGGCAAGGGCGGGATCTACAACTTTGTCACCAAGCGCGCCGATTGCCGGGGCGACCGGGCCAAGGTGATGTGGACGCAGGTCGAAACCGGCTCGGCGGTGACGTGGAAATACCCGTCCTGCATCCTGCGCGGCGATGACAGCCAGGGCGAATTCTATTCGATCGCCATCGCGAACAACTATCAGCAGGCCGATACCGGCACCAAGATGATCCACCTCGGCAAGAACACCCGGTCGCGGATCGTGTCCAAGGGCATCAGCGCGGGTCGCGCCCAGAACACCTATCGCGGGCTGGTATCGATGCATCCCAAGGCGAAGCACAGCCGCAACTATACCCAGTGCGACAGCCTGCTGATCGGCGACAGATGCGGGGCGCATACGGTGCCCTATATCGAGGTGCGGAACAATTCGTCGCGCTGCGAACACGAGGCGACCACCTCGAAGGTGGATGACGACCAGCTGTTCTATTGCCGCTCGCGCGGGATGGACGAAGAGGAGGCCGTCGCCCTCGTGGTCAACGGGTTCTGCAAGGATGTCCTGCAGGCGCTGCCGATGGAATTTGCCATGGAGGCGCAGCAGCTCGTCGCCATTTCGCTGGAGGGGTCCGTTGGCTGA
- the sufC gene encoding Fe-S cluster assembly ATPase SufC, translated as MLDIKNLHVKLEEEDKPILKGVDLSVEAGKVHAIMGPNGSGKSTLSYVLSGRDGYEVTEGSAELEGADLLEMEPEDRAAAGLFLAFQYPVEIPGVGNMTFLRTAVNAQRKARGQEEMSAADFLKVIRAKAKTLKIDAEMLKRPVNVGFSGGEKKRNEILQMAMLEPKLCILDETDSGLDVDAMKLVADGVNALRDEGRGFLVITHYQRLLNHIQPDVVHIMANGRIVKTGGPELALEVENNGYADILAEV; from the coding sequence ATGCTTGATATCAAGAACCTGCACGTCAAACTTGAAGAAGAAGACAAACCGATCCTGAAAGGCGTCGACCTGTCGGTCGAGGCCGGCAAGGTCCATGCGATCATGGGGCCGAACGGGTCCGGGAAATCGACGCTGAGCTATGTGCTGTCGGGCCGCGACGGGTATGAGGTGACCGAGGGCAGCGCCGAACTCGAAGGCGCGGACCTGCTGGAAATGGAGCCCGAGGACCGCGCGGCCGCCGGCCTGTTCCTGGCGTTCCAATACCCGGTCGAGATCCCCGGCGTGGGCAACATGACCTTCCTGCGCACGGCCGTGAATGCCCAGCGCAAGGCGCGCGGGCAGGAGGAAATGAGCGCGGCCGACTTTCTCAAGGTGATCCGCGCGAAGGCAAAGACGCTGAAGATCGACGCCGAGATGCTCAAGCGCCCGGTGAACGTGGGTTTCTCGGGCGGCGAGAAGAAACGCAACGAGATCCTGCAGATGGCGATGCTCGAGCCGAAACTGTGCATTCTCGACGAGACCGACAGCGGGCTCGACGTGGACGCGATGAAGCTGGTGGCCGATGGCGTGAACGCGCTGCGGGACGAAGGGCGCGGGTTTCTCGTCATCACCCATTATCAGCGGCTGCTGAACCACATCCAGCCGGATGTGGTGCACATCATGGCCAACGGGCGCATCGTCAAGACCGGCGGGCCGGAACTGGCGCTGGAGGTCGAAAACAACGGCTATGCCGATATCCTGGCCGAGGTGTGA
- the sufD gene encoding Fe-S cluster assembly protein SufD gives MALAERKQNTTEARLETMAFPTAGCTRPAREAALARVREMGLPERRDEYWKYTRPDTLTRPEAPRAAVFVRDEPPMFDGQDRLRIVFVDGIFDADASDDLQLDGVKIDRLEDICCTDIHWARDLYGVLETRSHDPVPRPLAALNTAFAADGVAIHVTGKPSKPINLVYVHSDEASDAILHHVIRVEPGAEVTILENGPAASRFNKCTEIDIADGGTLHHVRAQGRDHERRAATHMFARLGTESVFKSFTLTVNGVLTRNECVIELTGDDAVAHVAGACVGDGDFHHDDTVFITHDAVNCESRQVFKKVLRNGATGVFQGKILVKDGAQKTDGYQISQSLLLDGDSQFLAKPELEIYADDVACSHGSTSGAIDDEALFYLRSRGVPHEDATDLLTLAFLAEAVEEIEDEGIAGDIVARLESWLARRR, from the coding sequence ATGGCACTGGCTGAACGCAAACAGAATACCACCGAGGCCCGGCTGGAGACGATGGCGTTTCCGACGGCGGGCTGCACCCGTCCGGCGCGCGAAGCGGCGCTGGCGCGGGTGCGGGAGATGGGATTGCCGGAGCGGCGCGACGAGTATTGGAAATACACCCGCCCCGACACGCTGACCCGGCCCGAAGCGCCCCGCGCGGCCGTGTTCGTGCGGGACGAACCGCCGATGTTCGACGGCCAGGACCGGTTGCGCATCGTTTTCGTCGACGGGATATTCGATGCCGATGCCTCCGACGACCTGCAGCTGGACGGGGTGAAGATCGACCGTCTCGAGGATATCTGTTGCACCGATATCCACTGGGCCAGGGATCTCTACGGCGTGCTGGAAACGCGTAGCCACGACCCGGTGCCGCGTCCGCTGGCGGCGCTCAACACCGCCTTTGCCGCCGATGGCGTGGCGATCCATGTCACCGGAAAGCCGTCGAAGCCGATCAACCTGGTCTATGTCCATTCCGACGAGGCCTCGGACGCGATCCTGCATCATGTGATCCGGGTGGAGCCGGGCGCCGAAGTCACCATTCTGGAAAACGGGCCGGCGGCGTCGCGGTTCAACAAATGCACCGAGATCGACATCGCCGATGGCGGCACGCTGCACCATGTGCGGGCGCAGGGCCGCGACCACGAACGCCGGGCCGCCACGCATATGTTCGCGCGGCTGGGAACCGAATCGGTGTTCAAGTCCTTTACGCTGACCGTGAACGGGGTGCTGACGCGCAATGAATGCGTGATCGAACTGACCGGCGACGACGCGGTGGCGCATGTGGCCGGTGCCTGTGTCGGCGATGGCGATTTCCACCATGACGACACCGTGTTCATCACCCATGACGCGGTGAACTGCGAAAGCCGCCAGGTGTTCAAGAAGGTGCTGCGCAACGGTGCCACCGGCGTGTTCCAGGGCAAGATCCTGGTCAAGGACGGCGCGCAGAAGACCGACGGCTACCAGATCTCGCAGAGCCTGCTGCTCGACGGGGACAGCCAGTTCCTGGCCAAGCCGGAACTGGAAATCTATGCCGATGACGTGGCCTGTTCGCATGGCTCGACCTCGGGCGCGATCGACGACGAGGCGTTGTTCTACCTGCGCTCGCGCGGGGTGCCGCACGAGGACGCCACCGACCTGCTGACGCTGGCCTTCCTGGCCGAGGCGGTGGAGGAGATCGAGGACGAAGGCATCGCCGGGGACATCGTGGCGCGGCTGGAAAGCTGGCTGGCCCGCCGCCGCTGA
- a CDS encoding YIP1 family protein, producing the protein MAVTSDIVATYRRPGRVVGRLLGMGQREDRALIILMVACVLVFFAQMPRLSRQAHLEGREFDMLMGGALLGWIFLAPLIFYALAALSHLLAQLLGGQGSWYGARLALFWALLASTPLLLLHGLVAGFIGPGAELNAVGVLWCLFFFWFWGAGLIRAERASP; encoded by the coding sequence ATGGCCGTGACCTCGGACATCGTTGCCACCTATCGGCGGCCCGGCCGGGTGGTCGGCCGGCTGCTCGGGATGGGGCAGCGCGAGGACCGCGCGCTGATCATCCTGATGGTGGCCTGTGTCCTGGTCTTCTTTGCCCAGATGCCGCGCCTGTCGCGGCAGGCGCATCTCGAGGGGCGCGAGTTCGACATGCTGATGGGCGGCGCGCTGCTGGGCTGGATTTTCCTGGCGCCGCTGATCTTCTACGCGCTGGCGGCGCTGTCGCATCTGCTGGCGCAGCTCCTCGGCGGGCAGGGGAGCTGGTACGGCGCCCGCCTGGCGCTGTTCTGGGCGCTGCTGGCATCGACCCCGCTGCTGCTGCTGCACGGGCTGGTGGCCGGGTTCATCGGGCCCGGCGCGGAACTGAACGCGGTCGGGGTGCTCTGGTGCCTGTTTTTCTTCTGGTTCTGGGGCGCCGGTCTGATCCGGGCCGAAAGGGCATCGCCATGA
- a CDS encoding YIP1 family protein, translating into MTIAVLRNLIVETLRDPARTARYLMSLRIAPEALWTGLGLVAVLNTLLFSLSDMLVPGPAPLPGVFASPIVYFLLVAAALVLTVYALFWTGRLFGGTGGVDQILVLIVWLQSLRLLVQVITLVLALTIPALSLLVVLFAAVAGLYITLHFVNEAHRLGSLFRSSGVLVATALAIVLGLSLVLSLIGGPVLGVAAHV; encoded by the coding sequence ATGACCATTGCCGTGCTGCGCAACCTGATCGTCGAAACCCTGCGCGACCCGGCCCGGACCGCGCGCTACCTGATGTCGCTGCGGATCGCGCCCGAGGCGCTGTGGACCGGGCTGGGGCTGGTGGCGGTGCTGAACACGCTGCTGTTCTCGCTGTCGGACATGCTGGTGCCGGGACCGGCGCCGCTGCCGGGGGTGTTCGCGTCGCCGATCGTCTATTTCCTGCTGGTCGCGGCGGCGCTGGTGCTGACCGTCTATGCGCTGTTCTGGACCGGCCGGCTGTTCGGCGGCACCGGCGGGGTCGACCAGATTCTGGTGCTGATCGTCTGGCTGCAGTCGCTGCGGCTGCTGGTGCAGGTGATCACGCTGGTGCTGGCGCTGACGATACCGGCGCTGTCGCTGCTGGTGGTGCTGTTCGCCGCCGTGGCCGGGCTCTACATCACCCTGCATTTCGTGAACGAGGCGCACCGTCTCGGTTCGCTGTTCAGGTCCAGCGGCGTGCTCGTGGCCACGGCGCTGGCGATCGTGCTGGGCCTGTCGCTTGTCCTGTCCCTGATCGGAGGCCCCGTTCTGGGGGTGGCTGCCCATGTATGA
- a CDS encoding cysteine desulfurase: MYDVQRIRADFPILAREVNGQPLTYLDNGASAQKPQVVIDAVTRAYAEEYSNVHRGLHFLSNLATEKYESVRCTIARFLNAPSGDDIVLNSGTTEGINMVAYGWAMPRMSAGDEIVLSVMEHHANIVPWHFLRERQGVVLKWVETDASGWLDPQAVLDAIGPRTKLVAVTHCSNVLGTVVDVKTITEGAHARGVPVLVDGSQAAVHMPVDVTDIGCDFYAITGHKLYGPSGSGAIYCKAERMAEMRPFIGGGDMIREVHRDEVIYNDPPMKFEAGTPGIVQTIGLGVALDYLMDLGMDSIAAHEAGLRDYAQERLGGLNWLQLQGTCPDKAAIFSFTLDGAAHAHDVSTILDKKGVAVRAGHHCAGPLMDHLGVTATCRASFGLYNTRAEVDGLVDALELARDLFG, encoded by the coding sequence ATGTATGACGTGCAACGGATCCGCGCCGATTTCCCGATCCTGGCCCGCGAGGTGAACGGCCAGCCGCTGACCTATCTCGACAATGGTGCCTCGGCGCAGAAACCGCAGGTGGTGATCGACGCGGTCACGCGGGCCTATGCCGAGGAATATTCGAACGTTCACCGCGGCCTGCATTTCCTGTCCAACCTCGCCACCGAGAAATACGAATCCGTGCGCTGCACCATCGCCCGGTTCCTGAACGCGCCGTCCGGGGACGACATCGTGCTGAACTCGGGCACCACCGAGGGCATCAACATGGTCGCCTATGGCTGGGCGATGCCGCGCATGTCCGCCGGCGACGAGATCGTGCTGTCGGTGATGGAGCATCACGCCAATATCGTGCCCTGGCATTTCCTGCGGGAACGCCAGGGGGTGGTGCTGAAATGGGTGGAAACCGACGCCAGCGGCTGGCTCGACCCGCAGGCGGTGCTCGATGCGATCGGGCCGCGCACGAAACTGGTGGCCGTCACCCATTGCTCCAACGTGCTGGGAACCGTGGTGGATGTGAAGACGATCACCGAAGGCGCCCATGCGCGCGGCGTGCCGGTGCTGGTGGACGGCTCGCAGGCGGCGGTGCACATGCCGGTCGATGTCACGGATATCGGCTGCGATTTCTACGCCATCACCGGGCACAAGCTCTATGGGCCCTCCGGGTCCGGCGCGATCTATTGCAAGGCCGAGCGCATGGCCGAGATGCGCCCCTTCATCGGTGGCGGCGACATGATCCGCGAAGTGCATCGGGACGAGGTGATCTACAACGATCCGCCGATGAAATTCGAGGCCGGGACGCCCGGCATCGTGCAGACGATCGGCCTGGGCGTGGCGCTGGATTACCTGATGGATCTGGGGATGGACAGCATCGCCGCCCATGAGGCCGGGCTGCGCGATTACGCGCAGGAGAGGCTGGGCGGGCTGAACTGGCTGCAATTGCAGGGCACATGCCCCGACAAGGCCGCGATCTTCTCCTTCACGCTCGACGGGGCGGCCCATGCCCATGACGTCTCGACCATCCTCGACAAGAAGGGCGTCGCGGTCCGGGCCGGGCATCACTGCGCCGGGCCGCTGATGGACCACCTGGGCGTGACCGCGACCTGCCGGGCGAGTTTCGGGCTCTACAACACCCGCGCCGAGGTGGACGGGCTGGTCGATGCGCTGGAACTGGCCCGCGATCTGTTTGGCTGA
- a CDS encoding metal ABC transporter substrate-binding protein gives MTSRLTGLSGAVAAAVLVAGAAVADEDRMKVVTTFTVLADMARHVAGDAADVVSITKPGAEIHGYEPTPRDLVGAQDADLILWNGLNLELWFEQFLANLNDIPSVTLTEGIDTIPIAAGAYEGKPNPHAWMGLDNALIYIDNIHAAFAEHDPDNAATYAANADTYKDELRATLDPLRQEIATIPAAQRWLVTCEGAFSYLARDFGMKELYLWPMNADQMGTPQQVRAVIDGVRDNDIPVVFCESTVNTAPARQVARETGAHYGGVLYVDSLSEPDGPVPSYLDLLRVTSQTVADGLQAGMN, from the coding sequence ATGACTTCGAGATTGACGGGCCTGTCGGGAGCGGTGGCCGCGGCGGTGTTGGTGGCGGGCGCGGCGGTGGCCGATGAGGACCGGATGAAGGTGGTGACCACGTTTACGGTCCTTGCTGATATGGCGCGCCATGTCGCCGGGGATGCCGCCGACGTGGTTTCGATCACCAAGCCGGGCGCCGAGATCCACGGCTACGAGCCGACCCCGCGCGACCTGGTCGGCGCGCAGGATGCGGACCTCATTCTCTGGAACGGCCTGAACCTCGAGCTCTGGTTCGAGCAGTTCCTCGCCAACCTGAACGACATCCCGTCGGTCACGCTGACCGAGGGGATCGACACGATCCCGATCGCAGCCGGCGCCTATGAGGGCAAGCCGAACCCGCATGCCTGGATGGGGCTCGACAACGCGCTGATCTATATCGACAACATCCACGCGGCCTTTGCCGAACATGACCCGGACAATGCGGCGACCTATGCGGCGAATGCAGATACCTACAAGGACGAGCTGCGCGCGACGCTCGACCCGCTGCGCCAGGAGATCGCCACGATCCCCGCGGCGCAGCGCTGGCTGGTGACCTGCGAGGGGGCGTTCAGCTACCTGGCCCGCGATTTCGGCATGAAGGAGCTCTATCTCTGGCCGATGAATGCCGACCAGATGGGCACGCCGCAGCAGGTGCGGGCCGTGATCGACGGCGTCAGGGACAATGACATTCCCGTGGTGTTCTGCGAAAGCACCGTGAACACCGCACCGGCCCGGCAGGTGGCGCGCGAAACCGGGGCGCATTACGGCGGCGTGCTCTATGTCGACAGCCTCTCCGAGCCCGACGGGCCGGTTCCGTCATATCTCGACCTGCTCAGGGTCACGTCGCAGACGGTTGCGGACGGGCTGCAGGCGGGCATGAACTGA